A genome region from Paracoccus stylophorae includes the following:
- the ppk2 gene encoding polyphosphate kinase 2 gives MSENSNDWLDAELQDTLDEDYEIELEDAVLSAEIRRIYREHHPDQMDRKLYFQELLRLQSELIKLQDWVGHHKEKIVVLFEGRDSAGKGGAIKRITQRLNPRIARVVALPAPSDREKTQWYFQRYVPHLPAGGEIVLFDRSWYNRAGVERVMGFATEDEVEQFFQDVPEFERMLVRSGIRLVKYWFSITDEEQQMRFLMRIHDPLKQWKLSPMDLQSRVRWESYTKAKEDMFERTNIPEAPWYIVPGNDKKRARLNCISHLLGLIPYTDVPQEEVHLPDRVFNPDYEREVLPRELYVPQKY, from the coding sequence ATGAGCGAGAATTCCAACGACTGGCTTGACGCCGAATTGCAGGACACGCTGGACGAGGATTACGAGATCGAACTGGAAGACGCGGTGCTGTCCGCCGAAATCCGGCGCATCTATCGCGAGCACCATCCCGACCAGATGGACAGAAAGCTGTATTTCCAGGAACTTCTGCGCCTTCAGTCGGAACTGATCAAGCTTCAGGACTGGGTCGGCCACCACAAGGAAAAGATCGTCGTGCTGTTCGAGGGCCGCGATTCCGCCGGCAAGGGCGGCGCGATCAAGCGCATCACCCAACGCCTGAACCCCCGCATCGCCCGCGTCGTGGCCCTGCCCGCGCCCTCGGACCGCGAAAAGACCCAATGGTATTTCCAGCGCTACGTCCCCCACCTTCCCGCCGGCGGCGAGATCGTGCTGTTCGACCGCAGCTGGTACAACCGCGCCGGGGTCGAGCGTGTGATGGGCTTCGCCACCGAGGACGAGGTGGAACAGTTCTTTCAGGACGTGCCCGAATTCGAACGGATGCTGGTGCGGTCGGGCATCAGGCTGGTGAAATACTGGTTCTCGATCACCGACGAGGAACAGCAGATGCGGTTCCTGATGCGGATCCACGACCCGCTGAAACAGTGGAAACTGTCGCCCATGGACCTGCAATCGCGCGTCCGGTGGGAATCCTATACCAAGGCCAAGGAAGACATGTTCGAACGCACGAACATCCCCGAGGCGCCGTGGTATATCGTGCCGGGCAACGACAAGAAACGCGCGCGGCTGAACTGCATCAGCCATCTTCTGGGGCTGATCCCATACACCGACGTGCCCCAGGAAGAGGTGCATCTGCCCGACCGCGTCTTCAACCCCGACTATGAGCGCGAGGTCCTGCCGCGCGAGCTGTATGTGCCGCAGAAATACTGA
- a CDS encoding PhzF family phenazine biosynthesis protein, translated as MNTEDEAVVLEFHIWDVFTDRAFSGNPLAIVTGADGLSAEQMQVLARQFNLSETIFVMAPRDPAHAARVRIFLPTAEIPFAGHPTIGCALHLAGGRDGRFVLEEQAGPVPVKIADGVAEFVAPVLPVAHPGRADPDLIARALDLDPVAIGFGGHRPQIWQGGPAFLYVPLRGSADLRAARPVEPSWSQAMEAAQVFGAYLYTPDEDGYRARMFAPGAGIPEDPATGAASAILAAQLLASGAIGPGVTRIDLRQGIEMGRPSRIGMAAVVENGKLREIRVRGRAVPVAQGRIAIPEDR; from the coding sequence TTGAACACCGAAGATGAGGCGGTCGTGCTGGAATTTCATATCTGGGACGTGTTCACCGACCGGGCGTTCAGCGGCAATCCGCTGGCCATCGTGACCGGTGCGGACGGGCTGTCCGCCGAACAGATGCAGGTGCTGGCGCGGCAGTTTAACCTGTCCGAGACGATCTTCGTCATGGCCCCGCGCGATCCCGCACACGCAGCACGGGTGCGCATTTTCCTGCCCACCGCCGAGATCCCCTTCGCAGGCCACCCCACCATCGGCTGCGCACTGCATCTGGCGGGCGGGCGCGACGGCAGGTTTGTGCTTGAGGAACAGGCGGGGCCGGTGCCGGTCAAGATCGCGGATGGCGTGGCCGAGTTCGTGGCCCCGGTCCTGCCCGTCGCGCATCCCGGACGGGCCGATCCGGACCTGATCGCGCGCGCGCTGGATCTGGACCCGGTCGCGATCGGGTTCGGCGGACATCGCCCGCAGATCTGGCAGGGCGGGCCGGCCTTTCTGTATGTGCCGCTGCGCGGGTCGGCGGATCTGCGCGCCGCGCGACCGGTCGAGCCGTCCTGGTCGCAGGCGATGGAGGCGGCGCAGGTTTTCGGCGCCTATCTTTACACGCCCGACGAGGATGGCTATCGCGCGCGGATGTTCGCGCCGGGGGCGGGCATCCCCGAGGATCCGGCGACCGGCGCGGCCTCGGCCATTCTTGCGGCGCAGTTGCTGGCCAGCGGCGCCATCGGACCCGGCGTGACGCGGATCGACCTGCGCCAGGGGATCGAGATGGGGCGGCCGTCGCGGATCGGCATGGCAGCCGTTGTCGAGAACGGGAAACTGCGCGAGATACGTGTTCGCGGCCGTGCCGTGCCGGTGGCACAGGGCCGCATCGCCATTCCGGAGGACAGATGA
- a CDS encoding DUF1330 domain-containing protein, whose translation MTKAYWIAHVSIDDPDAYAEYRRANAAAFAAHGARFLVRGGPQQVVEGQLRPRCVVLEFPSLQAAQECYRSPEYQRAKALRDPVSDADLVIVEGWPGDD comes from the coding sequence ATGACGAAAGCTTACTGGATCGCGCATGTCAGCATCGACGACCCCGATGCCTATGCCGAATACCGGCGCGCCAATGCCGCGGCCTTCGCCGCCCATGGGGCGCGGTTCCTGGTGCGCGGCGGGCCGCAGCAGGTGGTCGAGGGGCAGTTGCGCCCGCGCTGCGTGGTGCTGGAATTTCCGTCGTTGCAGGCGGCGCAGGAGTGTTACCGCAGCCCGGAATATCAGCGCGCCAAGGCGTTGCGCGATCCGGTCAGCGACGCCGATCTGGTGATCGTCGAGGGATGGCCCGGCGACGACTAG
- a CDS encoding TerB family tellurite resistance protein, with translation MFRNLLYRLFSDDVEPRPLAAEDAEVAIAALLVRVARADDHYETSEKQRIDRVLARRRGLNADEAAERRAAAEMLEAEAPDTVRFTRLIKDRIALEDRSGVIGAMWEIAYADGRRDMDEESMVRLVSGLLGVPDRDSALIRQKVLDDMGLQGDRA, from the coding sequence ATGTTTCGCAACCTGCTGTATCGCCTCTTTTCCGATGATGTCGAGCCGCGCCCCCTGGCCGCGGAGGATGCCGAGGTGGCCATCGCCGCGCTGCTGGTTCGGGTCGCGCGGGCCGACGACCATTACGAAACCTCGGAAAAGCAGCGGATCGACCGGGTTCTGGCGCGCCGGCGCGGGCTGAACGCCGACGAGGCCGCCGAGCGGCGCGCCGCCGCCGAGATGCTTGAGGCCGAGGCGCCCGATACGGTCCGGTTCACCCGGCTGATCAAGGACCGGATCGCGCTGGAGGATCGCAGCGGCGTCATCGGCGCGATGTGGGAAATTGCCTATGCCGACGGACGGCGCGACATGGATGAGGAATCCATGGTGCGGCTGGTGTCGGGCTTGCTGGGCGTTCCCGACCGCGATTCGGCGCTGATCCGGCAGAAGGTTCTGGACGATATGGGTCTGCAGGGCGACCGCGCCTAA
- a CDS encoding NAD(P)/FAD-dependent oxidoreductase: MNLLFLNDRRGKYPPSIYANTRLTLDPFARIRGETRADVAVVGGGYCGLSAALHLARRGYVVALIEAHRVGFGASGRNGGQIGSGQRQDVDWLEEHLGRDAARRLWDLAEDAKTLVRSLAAEAGVPVRDGIAHACRTESEVAHARHMAERLARDYGYDRIEPLDRDELAALLGSHAYAGGDVDRGAAHVHPLNLALGMARLAETAGVRIHENSHVHRITHADRADGKSILHCDTGRVICDHVVLAGNGYQGDLAPKVAARVMPINNYIVATEPLGDRFPEILPQGTAAADTKFVVNYWRLDDERRLIFGGGETVTYRFPKNIPGIVRPHLLAVYPQLADVRLTHGWGGTLAITMNRMPCFARPAANCLSASGFSGHGVAMATLAGRLMADAVAGQAEGFDAMQAVPTRAFPGGRALRTPLLVAGMAWYGLRDRLGL; encoded by the coding sequence ATGAACCTGCTGTTCCTGAACGACCGCCGGGGAAAGTATCCGCCCAGCATCTATGCCAACACGCGGCTGACGCTGGACCCGTTTGCCCGCATCCGCGGCGAGACGCGGGCCGATGTGGCCGTGGTCGGGGGCGGGTATTGCGGCCTGTCCGCGGCGCTGCATCTGGCGCGGCGCGGATACGTCGTCGCCCTGATCGAGGCGCATCGGGTGGGCTTCGGCGCATCCGGCCGCAATGGCGGGCAGATCGGGTCAGGGCAGCGCCAGGACGTCGACTGGCTGGAGGAACATCTGGGCCGCGACGCCGCGCGGCGTCTGTGGGATCTGGCCGAGGATGCGAAAACGCTGGTCCGGTCGCTGGCGGCCGAGGCGGGCGTGCCGGTGCGCGACGGGATCGCCCATGCCTGCCGCACGGAATCCGAGGTCGCGCATGCGCGCCACATGGCCGAGCGTCTGGCCCGCGATTACGGCTATGACCGGATCGAGCCGCTGGACCGCGACGAACTGGCCGCATTGCTGGGCAGCCACGCCTATGCCGGCGGCGACGTGGATCGGGGTGCAGCGCACGTGCATCCGCTGAATCTGGCGCTTGGCATGGCGCGGCTGGCCGAAACGGCGGGCGTGCGGATTCACGAAAACAGCCATGTCCATCGCATCACCCATGCCGACAGGGCCGACGGGAAATCCATCCTTCACTGCGATACCGGTCGGGTGATCTGCGATCATGTCGTGCTGGCCGGGAACGGCTATCAGGGCGATCTTGCGCCGAAAGTTGCCGCGCGGGTCATGCCGATCAACAACTATATCGTGGCGACCGAACCTCTGGGCGACCGATTTCCCGAAATCCTGCCGCAGGGGACCGCGGCCGCGGATACGAAATTCGTGGTGAATTACTGGCGGCTGGACGACGAACGGCGGCTGATCTTCGGCGGCGGCGAGACGGTGACCTATCGCTTTCCAAAGAATATCCCCGGCATCGTGCGGCCGCATCTTCTGGCCGTCTATCCGCAGCTTGCGGATGTGCGCCTGACCCATGGCTGGGGCGGCACGCTGGCGATCACGATGAACCGCATGCCCTGCTTCGCCCGCCCCGCCGCGAACTGCCTGTCGGCCAGCGGCTTTTCCGGACACGGCGTCGCCATGGCCACGCTGGCCGGGCGGCTGATGGCGGATGCGGTCGCGGGTCAGGCCGAGGGGTTCGACGCCATGCAGGCCGTGCCGACACGGGCGTTTCCGGGTGGCCGGGCGCTGCGCACGCCGCTGCTGGTGGCGGGGATGGCGTGGTACGGGCTGCGCGACAGGCTGGGGCTTTAG
- a CDS encoding glutamine synthetase family protein — MSAAWIERAPVAAREYLAGRRLDEVECIVADIAGVARGKAMPASKFAHQDKFYLPNSIFLQTITGEWADNPSGAFTEPDMIMTPDYSTATAAPWTADWTMQVIHDAQDQQGNPVPIAPRNVLKRLVRLYREKGWSPVVAPEMEFFLVARNIDPNQPIIPPMGRTGRRAAAKQAYSMSAVDEYGKVIDDIYDFAEAQGFEIDGILQEGGAGQVEINLNHGDPVALADEIFYFKRLIREAALRHDCFATFMAKPIEGEPGSAMHMHHSIVDLKTGRNIFSDEQGRETDAFLHFIGGMQRHLPAAVALLAPYVNSYRRYVPDFAAPINLEWGRDNRTTGLRVPVSSPEARRIENRLAGMDCNPYLGIAASLACGYLGLLEQEGPRAECLGDAYMSRDELPYNLGDALDIMSESQPMREVLGDEFLDVYEAVKRNEYKEFLQVISPWEREHLLLNV, encoded by the coding sequence ATGAGCGCCGCATGGATCGAACGCGCCCCCGTGGCGGCGCGGGAATATCTGGCCGGACGGCGGCTGGACGAGGTCGAATGCATCGTCGCCGACATCGCCGGCGTGGCCCGCGGCAAGGCGATGCCCGCATCGAAATTCGCCCATCAGGACAAGTTCTATCTGCCGAACTCGATCTTCCTGCAGACCATCACCGGCGAATGGGCCGACAACCCCTCGGGCGCGTTCACCGAACCCGACATGATCATGACGCCCGATTACAGCACCGCGACGGCGGCGCCGTGGACTGCCGACTGGACCATGCAGGTGATCCACGACGCGCAGGACCAGCAGGGCAACCCGGTGCCCATCGCGCCGCGCAACGTGCTGAAGCGGCTGGTGCGGCTGTATCGCGAAAAGGGCTGGTCGCCGGTCGTCGCCCCCGAGATGGAGTTCTTTCTGGTCGCCCGCAACATCGACCCCAACCAGCCGATCATCCCGCCCATGGGCCGCACCGGCCGGCGGGCGGCCGCCAAGCAGGCATATTCCATGTCGGCAGTGGACGAATACGGCAAGGTCATCGACGACATCTACGATTTCGCCGAGGCGCAGGGATTCGAGATCGACGGCATCCTGCAAGAGGGCGGGGCGGGCCAGGTCGAAATCAACCTGAACCACGGCGATCCGGTCGCGCTGGCCGACGAGATCTTCTATTTCAAGCGCCTCATCCGCGAGGCCGCGCTGCGCCACGACTGTTTCGCGACCTTCATGGCCAAGCCGATCGAGGGCGAACCGGGCAGCGCGATGCACATGCATCATTCCATCGTCGATCTGAAGACCGGCCGGAACATCTTCTCGGACGAACAGGGGCGCGAAACCGATGCCTTCCTGCATTTCATCGGCGGGATGCAGCGCCATCTGCCGGCGGCGGTCGCACTGCTGGCACCCTATGTGAACAGCTATCGCCGCTATGTCCCCGATTTCGCCGCCCCGATCAATCTGGAATGGGGCCGCGACAACCGCACCACCGGCTTGCGCGTGCCCGTGTCCAGCCCCGAGGCGCGGCGGATCGAGAACCGGTTGGCCGGGATGGACTGCAACCCCTATCTGGGGATCGCCGCCAGCCTCGCCTGCGGCTATCTGGGCCTGCTGGAACAAGAGGGGCCGCGCGCGGAATGTCTGGGCGACGCCTATATGTCGCGGGACGAGCTGCCCTATAACCTGGGCGACGCGCTGGACATCATGTCCGAAAGCCAGCCCATGCGCGAGGTGCTGGGCGACGAGTTTCTGGACGTCTACGAGGCGGTGAAACGCAACGAATACAAGGAATTCCTGCAAGTCATCAGCCCTTGGGAACGCGAACATCTGTTGCTGAACGTATGA
- a CDS encoding type 1 glutamine amidotransferase: MRIGILQCGQSPAQLKDDLGDYPDMFVRLLDGRGFEFRNWHVEKMEFPDSVHDADGWLLTGSRHGAYEDHDFIAPLEDFIRRAYSDGVPMVGICFGHQIIAQALGGKVAKYSGGWAVGAQDYDFGGRPVTLNAWHQDQVVTVPQDAQVAGRNAFCENAALIYGDRAYTVQAHPEFADAFIQGLMDTRAKGVVPQDVLDQAAQRMGQATGAQFVADKIEAFFKQPRKLAKGAA; encoded by the coding sequence ATGCGTATCGGCATACTTCAATGCGGTCAGTCGCCCGCGCAGTTGAAGGACGATCTGGGCGACTATCCCGACATGTTCGTCCGGCTTCTGGACGGGCGCGGCTTCGAGTTTCGCAACTGGCATGTCGAGAAGATGGAATTTCCCGACAGCGTGCACGACGCGGATGGCTGGCTTCTGACCGGCTCGCGTCACGGCGCCTATGAGGATCACGATTTCATCGCGCCGCTGGAGGATTTCATCCGCCGCGCCTATTCCGACGGCGTGCCGATGGTGGGCATCTGTTTCGGCCACCAGATCATCGCGCAGGCGCTTGGCGGCAAGGTCGCGAAATATTCCGGCGGGTGGGCCGTGGGGGCGCAGGATTACGATTTCGGCGGCCGGCCCGTCACGCTGAACGCGTGGCATCAGGATCAGGTCGTCACCGTGCCGCAGGACGCGCAGGTGGCCGGGCGCAACGCGTTTTGCGAAAACGCCGCGCTGATCTATGGCGACCGCGCCTATACCGTGCAGGCCCATCCCGAATTCGCGGATGCGTTCATCCAGGGCCTGATGGACACCCGCGCCAAGGGCGTCGTGCCCCAGGACGTGCTGGATCAGGCCGCGCAGCGGATGGGTCAGGCCACCGGCGCGCAATTCGTGGCCGACAAGATCGAGGCGTTCTTCAAGCAGCCGCGCAAGCTGGCAAAGGGGGCTGCATGA
- the rpmD gene encoding 50S ribosomal protein L30, with translation MAKTIVVKQIGSPIRRPAVQRETLKGLGLNKMNRTRELEDTPAIRGMVAKISHLVEIIEERG, from the coding sequence ATGGCCAAAACCATCGTCGTCAAACAGATCGGCAGCCCGATCCGCCGCCCGGCCGTCCAGCGCGAGACGCTGAAGGGACTGGGCCTGAACAAGATGAACCGCACCCGCGAGTTGGAGGATACTCCGGCCATCCGCGGCATGGTCGCCAAGATCTCGCATCTGGTGGAAATCATCGAGGAACGCGGCTGA
- the rpsE gene encoding 30S ribosomal protein S5: MAERDNRRGRRDDRDENPEFQDRLVAINRVSKTVKGGKRFGFAALVVVGDQRGRVGFGKGKAKEVPEAIRKATEQAKRAVMRVPLRDGRTLHHDVEGRHGAGKVIMRTAVPGTGIIAGGPMRAVFEMLGVQDVVAKSQGSQNPYNMIRATLDGLRRESSPRSVAQRRGKKVADILPSQEKSPEATVGTDATVTSAAQA; this comes from the coding sequence ATGGCAGAACGTGACAACCGCCGGGGCCGCCGCGACGACCGCGACGAGAACCCGGAATTTCAGGATCGTCTGGTCGCGATCAACCGTGTGTCGAAGACGGTGAAGGGCGGCAAGCGCTTTGGCTTTGCGGCACTCGTCGTCGTCGGCGATCAGCGCGGCCGCGTCGGTTTCGGCAAGGGCAAGGCCAAAGAGGTCCCCGAGGCGATCCGCAAGGCGACCGAACAGGCAAAGCGCGCGGTGATGCGCGTGCCTCTGCGCGACGGCCGCACCCTGCACCACGATGTCGAGGGCCGTCACGGCGCCGGCAAGGTGATCATGCGGACGGCGGTTCCCGGCACCGGCATCATCGCCGGCGGCCCGATGCGCGCCGTGTTCGAGATGCTGGGCGTGCAGGATGTCGTGGCCAAATCGCAGGGCTCGCAGAACCCCTATAACATGATCCGCGCCACCCTGGACGGTCTGAGAAGGGAATCCAGCCCCCGTTCGGTCGCGCAGCGTCGCGGCAAGAAGGTGGCCGATATCCTGCCGTCGCAGGAAAAATCGCCCGAGGCGACCGTCGGCACGGATGCGACCGTGACGTCGGCGGCGCAGGCGTAA
- the rplR gene encoding 50S ribosomal protein L18 produces the protein MALKKQQLFQKRRLRVRNKLRAENNGRPRLSVHRSSKNISVQVIDDLNGVTLASASSLEKDLGVIGKNNVEAAAKIGSAIAERAKKAGVEEVVFDRGGFIFHGKVKALADAAREGGLKF, from the coding sequence ATGGCACTGAAAAAGCAACAGCTGTTCCAGAAGCGCCGCCTGCGCGTGCGGAACAAATTGCGGGCCGAGAATAACGGTCGCCCGCGTCTGTCGGTCCACCGGTCGTCCAAGAACATCTCGGTTCAGGTCATCGACGACCTGAACGGCGTGACCCTGGCCTCGGCCAGCTCGCTCGAGAAGGATCTGGGCGTCATCGGCAAGAACAATGTCGAGGCCGCGGCGAAGATCGGTTCCGCCATCGCGGAACGCGCGAAGAAGGCCGGTGTCGAAGAAGTCGTCTTCGACCGCGGCGGCTTCATCTTCCACGGCAAGGTGAAGGCGCTGGCCGACGCCGCCCGCGAAGGCGGACTGAAGTTCTGA
- the rplF gene encoding 50S ribosomal protein L6, translating into MSRIGKRPVELPKGVTAEIKGQTIEVKGPKGTRSFTAADDVTLSLEDGAVQVTPRGLSKRARQQWGMTRSMVENLTVGVSDGFKKELEIQGVGYRAQMQGKTLKLQLGYSHDVNFETPEGVTITAPKQTEIVVEGIDQQVVGQVAANIREWRQPEPYKGKGIRYKGEYVFRKEGKKK; encoded by the coding sequence ATGTCTCGGATTGGTAAACGACCGGTCGAACTGCCCAAGGGCGTGACGGCCGAAATCAAGGGCCAGACGATCGAGGTGAAGGGTCCGAAAGGCACCCGCAGCTTCACCGCGGCCGACGATGTCACCCTGTCGCTGGAAGACGGCGCGGTTCAGGTGACGCCGCGCGGCCTGTCCAAGCGGGCGCGCCAGCAATGGGGCATGACCCGGTCGATGGTCGAGAACCTGACCGTCGGCGTGTCGGACGGCTTCAAGAAAGAGCTGGAGATCCAGGGCGTGGGGTATCGCGCGCAGATGCAGGGCAAGACCCTGAAGCTGCAACTGGGTTATTCGCACGACGTGAACTTCGAAACGCCCGAGGGTGTGACGATCACCGCGCCGAAGCAGACCGAAATCGTTGTGGAAGGCATCGACCAGCAGGTCGTCGGCCAGGTGGCCGCCAACATCCGCGAGTGGCGTCAGCCCGAGCCCTACAAGGGCAAGGGAATCCGCTACAAGGGCGAATATGTCTTCCGCAAGGAAGGCAAGAAGAAGTAA
- the rpsH gene encoding 30S ribosomal protein S8, producing the protein MNMNDPLGDMLTRIRNAQLRGKSTVRTPSSKLRAWVLDVLKAEGYIRGYEEVTTDTGHTELEIGLKYHDGTPVIRELSRVSKPGRRVYAGARQLPQVRQGLGVSIVSTPKGVMSDAAARNANVGGEVLCTVF; encoded by the coding sequence ATGAACATGAACGATCCTCTCGGCGATATGCTGACCCGCATCCGCAATGCGCAGTTGCGCGGCAAATCGACCGTTCGCACCCCGTCCTCCAAGCTGCGTGCCTGGGTTCTGGATGTGCTGAAAGCCGAAGGTTATATCCGCGGCTATGAAGAAGTGACGACCGACACCGGCCATACCGAGCTGGAAATCGGTCTGAAATATCACGATGGCACCCCGGTGATCCGGGAATTGTCGCGCGTGTCGAAACCCGGTCGTCGCGTCTATGCCGGCGCACGGCAGTTGCCGCAGGTCCGTCAGGGTCTGGGCGTTTCGATCGTGTCGACCCCGAAAGGTGTCATGTCGGATGCAGCGGCTCGCAACGCCAATGTCGGCGGCGAAGTTCTCTGCACCGTATTCTGA
- the rpsN gene encoding 30S ribosomal protein S14 codes for MAKKSMIEREKKRQALVQKYAARRAALNEVIKDQSRPMEERFKATLKLAELPRNSSPTRLHNRDQLTGRPKAYYRKLKLSRISLRELASNGLIPGMVKSSW; via the coding sequence ATGGCAAAGAAATCGATGATCGAGCGCGAAAAGAAGCGCCAGGCCTTGGTTCAGAAATACGCCGCCCGTCGCGCGGCCCTGAACGAGGTCATCAAGGATCAGTCCCGCCCGATGGAAGAGCGCTTCAAGGCCACGCTGAAGCTGGCCGAACTGCCGCGCAATTCCTCGCCGACGCGTCTGCATAACCGCGACCAGCTGACCGGGCGCCCCAAGGCGTATTACCGGAAACTGAAACTCAGCCGGATCTCACTGCGCGAGCTTGCCTCGAACGGTCTGATTCCCGGCATGGTCAAATCCAGCTGGTAA
- the rplE gene encoding 50S ribosomal protein L5, with the protein MLDKTDYTPRLKAQFRETIKAALKEEFGYKNDMQIPRLDKIVLNMGIGEAVKDTKKVKQGAEELSLIAGQKAVITKAKNSIAGFRVREEMPLGAKVTLRGDRMYEFLDRLINIALPRVRDFRGVKGTAFDGRGNYAMGLKEHIVFPEINFDQVDEVLGMDIIICTTAKTDAEAKSLLKHFNMPFSS; encoded by the coding sequence ATGCTGGACAAGACCGATTACACGCCGCGCCTGAAGGCGCAGTTCCGCGAGACGATCAAGGCCGCGCTGAAGGAAGAGTTCGGCTACAAGAACGACATGCAGATCCCGCGTCTGGACAAGATCGTCCTGAACATGGGCATCGGCGAGGCCGTCAAGGACACCAAGAAGGTCAAGCAGGGCGCCGAGGAGCTGTCGCTGATTGCCGGCCAGAAAGCCGTCATCACCAAGGCCAAGAACTCGATCGCGGGTTTCCGCGTCCGCGAAGAAATGCCCTTGGGTGCCAAGGTGACGCTGCGCGGCGACCGGATGTATGAATTCCTGGATCGCCTGATCAACATCGCGCTGCCGCGCGTCCGCGACTTTCGCGGCGTCAAGGGCACGGCTTTCGACGGTCGCGGCAACTATGCCATGGGCCTGAAAGAACACATCGTGTTCCCGGAAATCAACTTCGATCAGGTCGACGAAGTTCTGGGGATGGACATCATCATCTGCACCACCGCGAAGACCGACGCGGAAGCGAAGTCGCTGTTGAAGCATTTCAACATGCCGTTCAGCAGCTGA
- the rplX gene encoding 50S ribosomal protein L24 — MAAKLKKGDKVVVLAGKDKGKQGEITQVMPKDNKAIVDGVNIAIRHQRQTQNNQGGRQPKAMPIDLSNLALMDKDGKATRVGFRTEDGKKVRFAKTTGDVI, encoded by the coding sequence ATGGCTGCCAAGCTGAAAAAGGGCGACAAGGTCGTCGTGCTGGCCGGCAAGGACAAGGGCAAGCAGGGTGAGATCACCCAGGTCATGCCCAAGGACAACAAGGCAATCGTGGACGGCGTGAACATCGCGATCCGTCACCAGCGTCAGACGCAGAACAATCAGGGCGGCCGCCAGCCCAAGGCCATGCCCATCGATCTGTCGAATCTGGCCCTGATGGACAAGGACGGCAAAGCGACCCGCGTCGGCTTCCGCACGGAAGACGGCAAGAAGGTCCGTTTCGCCAAGACCACGGGAGACGTGATCTGA
- the rplN gene encoding 50S ribosomal protein L14, with amino-acid sequence MIQMQTNLDVADNSGARRVQCIKVLGGSHRRYASVGDIIVVSVKEAIPRGRVKKGDVRKAVVVRTAKEVKREDGTSIRFDRNAAVILNNQGEPIGTRIFGPVVRELRAKNFMKIISLAPEVL; translated from the coding sequence ATGATCCAGATGCAGACCAATCTGGATGTCGCTGACAACTCTGGCGCACGCCGGGTTCAGTGCATCAAGGTCCTGGGTGGTTCGCACCGTCGCTATGCGTCGGTGGGCGACATCATTGTCGTGTCCGTCAAGGAAGCCATCCCGCGGGGCCGGGTGAAGAAGGGCGATGTCCGCAAGGCCGTCGTCGTCCGCACCGCCAAGGAAGTGAAGCGCGAGGACGGAACCTCGATCCGCTTCGACCGCAACGCCGCCGTCATCCTGAACAACCAGGGCGAACCCATCGGCACCCGGATCTTCGGGCCGGTCGTGCGCGAATTGCGGGCCAAGAACTTCATGAAGATCATCTCGCTTGCGCCGGAGGTGCTGTGA
- the rpsQ gene encoding 30S ribosomal protein S17 gives MPKRILQGKVVSDKNEQTVTVLVERRFKHPLLHKTVRISKKFRAHDAENQFKVGDSVRIVECAPISKTKRWTVLTDDAVSA, from the coding sequence ATGCCCAAACGCATCCTGCAAGGCAAGGTCGTCTCGGACAAGAACGAGCAGACCGTGACCGTCCTGGTCGAACGCCGCTTCAAGCATCCGCTGCTGCACAAGACGGTTCGGATCTCGAAGAAATTCCGCGCCCATGACGCGGAAAACCAGTTCAAGGTGGGGGATTCCGTTCGCATCGTCGAATGTGCCCCGATCTCGAAGACGAAACGCTGGACTGTCCTGACGGACGACGCGGTTTCCGCATAA
- the rpmC gene encoding 50S ribosomal protein L29 — protein sequence MDAQELKSKTPDQLKEQLVSLKKEAFNLRFQQATGQLENTARMRAVRRDVARVKTVLNQKAADAAASN from the coding sequence ATGGACGCGCAGGAACTGAAATCGAAGACGCCGGACCAGCTGAAGGAACAGCTTGTCTCGCTGAAGAAAGAGGCCTTCAACCTGCGCTTCCAGCAGGCGACCGGCCAGCTTGAGAACACCGCCCGCATGCGCGCCGTGCGCCGTGACGTGGCCCGTGTGAAGACCGTTCTGAACCAGAAAGCGGCCGACGCCGCGGCATCGAACTGA